From a single Pseudomonas serboccidentalis genomic region:
- a CDS encoding PqiC family protein produces the protein MAAPLKITVLAACLLLGACRSEPISFHTLTPVQLTNTRAGTVIPIEGITVPPQVDRPQIVIRQGNNGLAILETQWWGASLADELRSALSDQLSNTGSRGNVSVRIDVQRFDSIPGQYGLIDVKWRLRPSGAADNGLLTCHSTLQTPSGPSIDELVTAQQNNVRRLAALINQAAGNSRTCPSAS, from the coding sequence ATGGCTGCACCGTTGAAGATCACCGTGCTTGCAGCGTGCCTGTTGCTCGGCGCCTGTCGCAGCGAGCCAATCAGTTTTCACACCCTGACCCCGGTGCAACTGACCAACACGCGGGCCGGCACGGTGATTCCCATCGAGGGAATCACCGTGCCGCCGCAAGTCGACCGCCCGCAAATCGTCATCCGCCAGGGCAACAACGGCCTGGCGATTCTGGAAACCCAATGGTGGGGGGCGAGTCTGGCGGATGAGTTGCGCAGTGCGCTTAGCGATCAACTGAGCAATACCGGCAGTCGCGGCAATGTCTCGGTGCGCATCGATGTGCAGCGATTTGATTCGATCCCCGGCCAGTACGGACTGATCGACGTCAAATGGCGTCTGCGCCCGAGCGGTGCGGCGGACAATGGCCTGCTGACTTGCCATTCGACCTTGCAAACACCCTCAGGCCCGAGCATCGATGAACTGGTGACGGCGCAACAGAATAACGTCAGACGCCTGGCGGCACTGATCAATCAGGCGGCGGGCAATTCACGCACCTGTCCATCGGCCTCCTGA
- a CDS encoding sensor histidine kinase translates to MDLKQSLANRIVIVFALMSALVAGVFAMGIVATVHVVEHKLTMTALNGGLRRLLAMDDIRQWRHEPEKSELFFFENGPGPMALAEPLASLPLGFQEISFNGDDFYAMVDAVGGRKYVLLRNQESFEQREHLLFVVVIVGFILSVMLAVALGRLLARQVMAPVIRLAGQVRHRDQLIALAPALRPDYADDEVGELAQSFDQTLGRLRDTLNREKLFTSDVSHELRTPLMILASSCELLLVNPSLDPRSTAQVKRIARASAEMRQLVETFLMLARKPEELGTASTCTLKDIADAQVEIWGRLIREKGLEFIYEPQLAGTTRYDLTFLQSVMGNLLRNAWHYTDHGFVRLTLLRDSFVVEDSGIGIPEEKRHAMFQPFVRGDEQRGEGLGLGLSLVQRICSHQRWQVQLVTREPNGCRFTVTLSVATQEADGQVRELPAA, encoded by the coding sequence ATGGACCTCAAGCAAAGCCTCGCCAATCGGATTGTGATTGTGTTCGCCTTGATGAGCGCTCTGGTTGCCGGTGTGTTCGCAATGGGCATTGTCGCCACCGTGCATGTCGTGGAGCACAAGTTGACCATGACCGCCCTGAACGGTGGGTTGCGCCGGTTGCTGGCGATGGACGACATCCGCCAATGGCGGCATGAGCCGGAAAAAAGCGAACTGTTTTTCTTCGAGAACGGTCCCGGCCCGATGGCGCTGGCGGAACCACTGGCGAGCCTGCCCCTGGGCTTCCAGGAGATATCGTTCAACGGTGATGACTTCTATGCCATGGTTGACGCGGTTGGCGGACGCAAATATGTGCTGCTGCGCAATCAGGAAAGTTTTGAACAGCGAGAGCACCTGCTGTTCGTCGTGGTGATCGTCGGTTTCATCCTCAGCGTCATGTTGGCCGTCGCGCTCGGCAGGTTGTTGGCGCGCCAGGTCATGGCCCCGGTGATTCGCCTGGCGGGGCAGGTGCGTCATCGCGATCAGTTGATCGCGTTGGCCCCGGCATTGCGTCCCGATTACGCCGATGATGAGGTAGGGGAGCTGGCACAGTCTTTTGACCAGACCCTTGGCCGGTTACGAGACACCCTGAATCGGGAAAAGCTCTTCACCAGTGACGTGAGCCATGAACTGCGCACGCCGTTGATGATTCTGGCCAGCTCCTGCGAGTTGTTGCTGGTCAACCCTTCGCTTGATCCGCGTTCCACTGCGCAGGTCAAACGTATTGCCCGGGCCAGCGCCGAGATGCGCCAACTGGTCGAGACCTTTTTGATGCTGGCGCGCAAACCCGAAGAGCTTGGCACCGCGTCCACCTGCACCCTCAAGGATATTGCCGATGCTCAGGTGGAAATCTGGGGGCGATTGATTCGCGAAAAAGGTCTGGAGTTTATCTACGAGCCGCAACTGGCTGGCACCACGCGATACGACCTGACGTTCTTGCAGTCGGTCATGGGCAATCTTTTGCGTAATGCCTGGCACTACACCGATCATGGCTTTGTACGGTTGACCTTGCTCAGGGACAGCTTCGTGGTTGAGGACAGTGGTATCGGAATTCCGGAAGAGAAACGCCACGCAATGTTTCAGCCATTCGTACGCGGTGATGAACAGCGTGGTGAAGGGCTTGGACTGGGGTTGTCGCTGGTGCAGCGAATCTGCAGCCATCAACGCTGGCAAGTCCAACTGGTGACTCGCGAACCCAACGGCTGCCGTTTCACCGTCACGCTTTCGGTGGCGACTCAGGAGGCCGATGGACAGGTGCGTGAATTGCCCGCCGCCTGA
- a CDS encoding histidine phosphatase family protein: MTRGNVVVELVQIQSAPKRSNLSRPRTWAIIAVGLLLIALILGFVWMQRSPANLRYASASATQEWVNAWQAGEVVALVRHTERCDRSTNTCLGPADGITQVGSVAAGVVGRGFTQLGLEKTQFFSSPLTRTMQTAHYMLGHDAVAQEWLETCGPTLRDDVVAHKTPGQNMILVTHSGCIADFERQTGYPRAVAAEYGSAVLVRIDAQGQLKVIGIMNPEGWQRMSK; this comes from the coding sequence ATGACAAGGGGCAACGTTGTGGTTGAATTAGTACAAATACAATCAGCACCCAAGAGATCGAACCTCTCTCGTCCGCGCACCTGGGCAATCATTGCTGTCGGTTTGCTGCTGATTGCACTGATTCTTGGCTTTGTCTGGATGCAACGCTCGCCCGCCAACCTGCGCTATGCCAGCGCCTCTGCCACCCAGGAATGGGTGAACGCCTGGCAGGCCGGTGAGGTCGTCGCACTGGTACGTCATACCGAACGTTGCGACCGCTCGACCAATACGTGTCTGGGCCCGGCGGACGGTATCACTCAAGTTGGCAGTGTGGCTGCAGGCGTTGTTGGCCGTGGCTTCACGCAACTGGGCCTGGAGAAAACCCAGTTTTTCAGCAGCCCGCTGACGCGCACGATGCAGACTGCGCATTACATGCTCGGCCACGATGCGGTAGCCCAGGAATGGCTGGAAACCTGTGGCCCGACACTGCGCGATGACGTGGTGGCGCACAAGACGCCCGGGCAGAACATGATCCTGGTGACTCACAGCGGCTGCATCGCCGACTTTGAAAGGCAAACCGGTTACCCCCGGGCTGTCGCTGCCGAGTATGGCAGTGCTGTTTTAGTGCGGATAGACGCGCAAGGCCAACTTAAAGTGATTGGCATCATGAATCCCGAAGGCTGGCAACGAATGAGTAAATAA
- the arnT gene encoding lipid IV(A) 4-amino-4-deoxy-L-arabinosyltransferase gives MTSENKPLHHAALNLPRLHQSSLIERFAIPGLVLAFVVFYLLPLMTHGLWIPDETRYGQISQEMLQSGNWVAPHFMGIRYFEKPIAGYWMIAIGQAIFGENLFGVRIASALSTGVSVWLAYLLARRLWNNTRISAACALLYMSFGLIAGQAGYANLDPQFTLWVNLSLVAIWFAIDSNTPRARLGGWALLGLACGMGLMTKGFLALMLPVLIALPYMIWQRRFGELVRYGLVAVAVAALVSVPWALAVHAREPDFWRFFFWHEHIRRFAAGEDAQHARPWWFYLPLLFASTLPWALLLPSTLLRTWREKRDPKIGFLALWFVLPLAFFSASSGKLPTYIMPCLLPLALLMGYTVMGWLDRQDGRVLRTNGVVNVVLAIAALVALIYLQSTREIYEHTEMFSLSLGYIVLLGWLIAGALQIVRPLTLWAMPALGIGLLIALLPAAMPATIVNSKMPDQFIAEHQQELSETTSLLSNDLGAASALSWRLRRPQVDLFNTVGELKYGLDDPAMASRKVSLEGVGQWMTEARKKGSVGVVMRVNSTSDAQQLELLPIDGKHYRRGQLEILIFNQSQP, from the coding sequence ATGACGTCTGAGAACAAACCGCTGCACCACGCGGCGTTGAATTTGCCGCGCCTCCACCAGAGCAGCTTGATCGAGCGTTTTGCGATCCCCGGTCTGGTGCTGGCGTTCGTAGTGTTTTATCTGCTGCCACTGATGACCCACGGCCTGTGGATTCCGGATGAAACCCGTTATGGCCAGATCAGCCAGGAAATGCTGCAGAGTGGCAACTGGGTAGCGCCGCACTTCATGGGCATTCGCTATTTTGAAAAACCGATTGCCGGCTACTGGATGATCGCCATCGGCCAGGCGATTTTCGGCGAGAACCTGTTTGGCGTGCGCATCGCCTCGGCGCTGAGTACCGGCGTGAGCGTATGGCTGGCCTATCTGTTGGCGCGCCGCCTGTGGAACAACACGCGCATCAGCGCCGCTTGCGCCCTCCTTTATATGAGCTTCGGCCTGATCGCCGGTCAGGCGGGCTATGCCAACCTCGATCCGCAGTTCACCTTGTGGGTCAACCTGAGCCTGGTTGCGATCTGGTTTGCCATCGACAGCAATACCCCGCGCGCTCGCCTGGGCGGCTGGGCGCTGTTGGGACTCGCGTGCGGCATGGGTTTGATGACCAAGGGTTTTCTCGCCCTGATGCTGCCGGTACTGATCGCCCTGCCCTACATGATCTGGCAGCGGCGTTTTGGCGAACTGGTGCGTTACGGGTTAGTTGCCGTCGCAGTGGCCGCGCTGGTCAGCGTGCCGTGGGCACTGGCCGTGCATGCCCGTGAACCGGACTTCTGGCGTTTCTTCTTCTGGCACGAACACATCCGCCGCTTTGCCGCCGGTGAAGATGCCCAGCATGCGCGCCCATGGTGGTTCTACCTGCCACTGCTGTTTGCTTCCACCTTGCCGTGGGCACTGCTGCTGCCGTCGACACTGCTGCGCACCTGGCGCGAAAAACGCGATCCGAAAATCGGCTTCCTGGCCTTGTGGTTTGTGCTGCCGCTGGCATTTTTCAGCGCGAGCAGCGGCAAACTCCCGACCTACATCATGCCGTGCCTGCTGCCGTTGGCCTTGCTGATGGGTTACACCGTGATGGGTTGGCTCGACCGGCAGGACGGTCGCGTCTTGCGTACCAACGGCGTGGTCAACGTGGTGCTGGCCATTGCCGCACTGGTCGCACTGATCTATCTGCAATCGACCCGCGAAATTTACGAACACACCGAAATGTTCAGCCTGTCGCTGGGCTATATCGTGCTGCTCGGCTGGCTCATCGCCGGCGCGCTGCAAATAGTGCGGCCACTGACGCTGTGGGCAATGCCGGCGCTGGGCATTGGCCTGCTCATCGCGCTGCTACCGGCGGCCATGCCGGCGACCATCGTCAACAGCAAGATGCCGGACCAGTTCATTGCCGAACACCAGCAGGAACTGAGCGAAACCACTTCGTTGCTCAGCAACGATCTGGGCGCAGCGTCTGCGTTGTCCTGGCGTCTGCGTCGTCCGCAGGTGGATCTGTTCAACACCGTTGGCGAGCTCAAGTACGGTCTCGATGACCCGGCCATGGCCTCGCGAAAAGTCAGTCTGGAAGGTGTCGGGCAGTGGATGACCGAAGCCCGCAAAAAAGGCTCGGTCGGCGTGGTGATGCGGGTCAACAGCACCTCGGACGCTCAGCAGCTTGAGCTGCTGCCCATCGACGGCAAGCATTACCGCCGCGGCCAACTGGAAATCCTCATCTTCAACCAGAGCCAGCCATGA
- a CDS encoding ArnT family glycosyltransferase, translated as MIQNKTGRGPLLLLLAATALLLLLGLGSRELWGAETRWANIALQMLQSGDYFDPYLKGSPYYDKPLLSYWLITATSWFTGGLGHWSLRLSSVISAWFSVWLVYLLGEQLFRKGTGLIAGWMLATTFYFVFWARVATADILTVCGVLAAVWWYWRGPDDTRFSRYLVFFGLLSLTSLFKGLIGFILPGLVLLPHLLSEQRWKRHLNLRLCAALLVAGAFYMVPFLLSHLYGEPNYGESGLGLVLRENVVRFFQPFDQFGPIYTYLIYLPVYTLPWAPCWIIALWVAARNWKHIEPDTRWLIQGLALLMLFFTASGSRRSYYVLPLVPFAQLLGAWWITRRMAARNSDGRGLKIGFGITTVLLAAILGVLYPWTNSGGGVIRFGEQVRQQASQQAPLNQWRMVMIEVDNKVPMYLQTGGAPFYYVPETVQDFPHNGDTATLIAWLERTSGQHWDPQRTIFVAQYRSGDAVPLDALKADHQVITTTPTRGEQVFHGREDQSVAYIPTPER; from the coding sequence ATGATCCAGAACAAAACTGGCCGGGGGCCGTTGCTGCTCCTGTTGGCGGCGACTGCCCTGCTGTTATTGCTCGGCCTGGGCAGCCGCGAATTGTGGGGCGCGGAAACCCGCTGGGCCAACATCGCGCTGCAGATGCTGCAAAGTGGCGACTATTTCGACCCGTACCTCAAGGGCAGTCCGTATTACGACAAACCGCTGCTGTCGTACTGGCTGATCACCGCCACCTCCTGGTTCACCGGTGGGCTGGGGCATTGGTCGCTGCGATTGTCCTCGGTGATTTCCGCATGGTTCAGCGTGTGGCTGGTGTACCTGCTCGGCGAACAATTGTTTCGAAAAGGCACCGGGCTGATCGCGGGATGGATGCTGGCGACCACCTTCTACTTCGTGTTCTGGGCGCGGGTGGCCACCGCCGACATTCTTACGGTGTGCGGCGTGCTGGCGGCGGTCTGGTGGTACTGGCGCGGGCCGGATGACACGCGCTTTTCGCGTTATCTGGTGTTCTTCGGGCTGTTGTCGCTGACGTCGCTGTTCAAAGGCCTGATCGGCTTCATTCTGCCCGGGCTGGTGCTGTTGCCGCATTTGCTCAGCGAGCAGCGCTGGAAGCGTCACCTCAACCTGCGTCTGTGCGCGGCGCTGCTGGTTGCCGGCGCCTTCTACATGGTGCCGTTTCTGTTGTCGCATCTCTATGGCGAGCCGAACTACGGCGAAAGCGGCCTGGGACTGGTGTTGCGGGAAAACGTCGTGCGGTTTTTCCAGCCGTTCGATCAGTTCGGGCCGATTTACACCTACCTGATCTACCTGCCGGTCTACACCCTGCCCTGGGCGCCGTGCTGGATAATTGCCCTGTGGGTCGCCGCGCGGAACTGGAAACACATCGAGCCGGATACCCGCTGGCTGATTCAAGGGCTCGCGCTGCTGATGCTGTTCTTCACCGCCAGCGGCAGTCGCCGTAGTTATTACGTCTTGCCGCTGGTGCCTTTCGCGCAACTGCTGGGCGCCTGGTGGATCACCCGGCGCATGGCCGCCCGCAACAGTGACGGTCGTGGGTTGAAGATCGGATTCGGTATCACCACTGTCTTGCTCGCCGCGATACTGGGTGTGCTCTACCCGTGGACCAACAGCGGCGGTGGCGTTATCCGTTTTGGTGAGCAGGTTCGCCAACAGGCCAGTCAGCAGGCACCGTTGAATCAATGGCGCATGGTCATGATCGAGGTCGACAACAAAGTACCGATGTACCTGCAGACCGGTGGTGCGCCGTTTTACTACGTGCCGGAAACGGTCCAGGACTTCCCGCACAATGGCGACACAGCGACGCTGATCGCCTGGCTGGAACGCACCAGCGGGCAACATTGGGATCCGCAACGCACGATTTTCGTGGCGCAATACCGCTCCGGTGATGCCGTGCCACTGGATGCGCTGAAAGCGGATCACCAGGTCATCACCACCACCCCCACCCGTGGCGAGCAGGTCTTCCACGGGCGTGAAGACCAGAGCGTGGCCTACATCCCCACTCCTGAGCGATGA